GACGCTGGGATGTGGAACAtgttttgtctattcttttgGCCAGTTTTTTGCCTCTGCATTCACTCCCACCTTGAATCTTTTCCTTTCCCCACCCTGGGCCTCAGCACCCCCAAACAGGCGAACCTGTGTGTTCTTTGAGGCCCCTGGAGTGCGGGGAAGCACAAAGACACTGGGAGAGCTGCTAGATACAGGCACAGAGCTCCCCAGAGCTATCCGCTGCCTCTACAGCCGCTGCTGCTTTGGGATCTGGAACCTGACCCAAGACCGGGCACAGGTGGAAATGCAAGGTGAATGGCAAAGTATATGGCAGGTGATGGCTAGGGTGGGAGACAGACACATCCTGGGGTGTGGGTGGCAACcaagggggaaggggagaaatAGAACATCTGGTGGGAAAGAAAAGCCCATGAGAGCTGGAAGGGACGCCTCTGATAGAGAAGGGATTTACCCTCTGTTTCCACACCCCATTGTGCTTTCTTCCTTGCCccccctttctctcctcttcccctaATCCCATCCCATCAGGATGCCGAGACAGTGATGAGCCAGGCTGTGAGTCCCTCCACTGTGACCCAAGTCCCCGagcccaccccagccctggctcCACTCTCTTCACCTGCTCCTGTGGCACTGACTTCTGCAATGCCAATTACAGCCATCTgcctcctccagggagccctgGGACTCCTGGCTCCCAGGGTCCCCAGGCTGCCCCAGGTAGCCACCCAAGGGTACTGAAGCCTGATGGGGGCTGGGGCCCAGGTTAGGATGAGAGGTGGAACCAGGGCCAGTTCTCACCCTACTCCCGCCCCACGCTTTCCTCCTCCTGGCCTTGGGAAGTTGGTTGCCCTGGTGACTGGGAGATAAGGGGTCTTGTGaccagggtgggggtgggttgAGACGCAAGCTCTCAGGAGGGGAAGAGCAGAGAGCAGGTTTGGGTCAGTGCTCTCCAGCCTGCATTCTTGCCTTGATGTCCAGGTGAGTCCATCTGGATGGCACTGGTGCTGCTGGggctgttcctcctcctcctgctgctgctgggcaGCATCATCTTGGGTACTAATCCACCCCATCCCTCCCTTGTGACCCCAAGACATTGCCCCAAAAGCTCTGACCCCTCTCCAGGCACCCCTGACCCCATGGTCTTGGGATCTCTATAGCCTGATTCCCGGACTCCCATGACCTCTCACAAAGCTCCCTTTCCACGAAGTCCCTTTTCCTGTCCCTATGCATTTGCACCCTGACCCTAAGGCTCTTGTCTGTTCCAGCCCTGCTACAGCGAAAGAACTACAGAGTGCGAGGTGAGCCAGTGCCAGAGCCAAGGCCAGACTCAGGCAGGGACTGGAGTGTGGAGCTGCAGGAGCTGCCTGAGCTGTGTTTCTCCCAGGTGccccagggagggagagaagggctCCTCTGGGCACTCCTGGAGGTTGTGCTGGGGAGGAATCCTGGCCCTGTTATAGCTCAGAGGCCCACACTCAGCACAGTGTCCCCAGCAGGTAATCCGGGAAGGAGGTCATGCAGTGGTTTGGGCCGGGCAGCTGCAAGGAAAACTGGTTGCCATCAAGGCCTTCCCACCGAGGTCTGTGGCTCAGTTCCAAGCTGAGAGAGCATTGTACGAACTTCCAGGCCTACAGCACGACCACATTGTCCGATTTATCACTGCCAGCCGGGGGGGTCCTGGCCGCCTGCTCTCTGGGCCCCTGCTGGTACTGGAACTGCATCCCAAGGTGAGCACCAaggagtgtatatgtgtgtgtgtgtgcctgtgtgtatgtatagagGTGGGGGCTACATGGCAGCTGGGCCCTGTTGATTGCTTCTGCTTtcgattttctcttttctaaaacattaaaaatggccaggcgaggtggcccacacctgtaatcccaggactttgggaggccaaggtgggtggatcgcttaagcccaggagctcaagaccagcctaggcaatatgaggaaaccccatcactgcaaaattacaaaaattagctcagcatggcagtgcacacctgtagtcccagctactcaggaggctgaggtggaaagatcgcttgagcttaggaggttgaggctgcagtgagccgtgagcatcccactgcactccagcctgggagacagagcgagaccatgtgAAAAAATagtaacaggctgggcacggtggcagacgcctgtaatcccagcactttgggaggccaaggtgtgaggatcacttgaacccaggaattcaagaacagcctgggcaacaccgtgaaaccccacctctacaaaaaacaaaaaattggctgggtgtgatggcacatgcctgtggtcccagctacttgggaggctgaagtggaaggagcacctgagcctggggaggtcaaggctggcagtgagccaagattgtgccactgcactccagcctaggtgacagagtaagaccctgtctcaaaataataatttttatttatcttttttattacataaacaatacatgtttatatatttttattttattttggtgggaggacggagtcttgctctgttgcccaggctggagtgcagtggcacaagcttggctcactgcaacctcagcatcccaggttcaagcgattctcctccctcagcctccccagtagctgggattacaggcgcttgccaccacgcctggctaatttttgcatttttagtagagacggggtttcaccatgttggccaggctggtttcaaaatcctgacctcaagtgatccacccatcttagccccccaaagtgctgggattacaggtgtgagacaccgtgcccagccaaaaaaaaaaaaaaaaaaattgttaaagaaatatcttcaggcACAGCCCTCCAAACTCATtcgtattcattcaacaaataagtatgaactatatgtcaggcactatgctagagGCCACAAAAAACACACAGTCCCTCTTTTACAGATTTTATAGACTAGCAGGGGAGACAGAAATGGATCAAGTAAACACGAGTGTCAAATGTCAAGTGTGCTAAGTGCTAGGAGAGAGGGCCAATGAACTATAAGAATAATAAGATGTGACTTGAAGGGGAGAGCAATGAGCAACAAGAAGAGGAAAAGGTAGGCAGAGGCCAGCCACACCAGGCCCTGTGGGCCTGTTAAATATTTGGGGCTTTTTAAGTTTTCATACCATTTCCCATCTGCTTCCTGCTAGGCATTACGCTACccgctttttattttattttattttattttattttttagacagagtctcattctgttgactaggctagagtgcagtggcacaatcttggctcactgcagcctctacctcctggtttcaagcaattctgcctcagccacctgagtagctgggattaaggcgtgccgccactactcctggctaatttttgtatttttagtagagacgggatttcaccctgttggccaggctggtctcaaattcctgacctcaagtgatctgcctgcctcggcctcccaaagtgctggaattacaggcgtgagccaccccgcccggccatgCTACACGCTTTAAACACATTTCCAAACTTACCCTTCACAAACACATTATGAGATAGGAATGATTATCCACATGGGGCTCAGAAAAGGAAAGTCATTTGCCCAGAATCTATGTGACTCTAGAGCTGGCTCCTCATCATCGTGTCTATTGCCTCCTGTTTACCCCTCCATCAGgactgtgtgtgtctctgtccaCGTGGAAGAGCTCCCCACAACTCACTTTGCCCTATTGTAAGTAGTTCAACCTCCACCACCTGTTTCAGAGCCCAAATGCAGTGGCTCTTCCCTGAACTTTTTCAGCACCTACAGCTTCTGTACTTCTGAAATCTTGAATGATGGAAAGTCCCTTCTTTGACCATATACCTCCTGGCCCAGCTCAAAaatcactgtttttttgtttgtttaatttctctGACTTCTCCAGGCAGGGTTAGTCATTCTTGCTTTATGCCCCTTGGCACTCGGTTAATTTTCCTATCTTGGGGTTTACTGCATTCTTTATCTCTTACCTTCCCTGAGCCATCTTGGTGCCTGAACACAGTTCGTGGCCACCGAAGGTGCTCGATGACACTTGTTGAATGAGGGGTTCTATTGCTCCCTTCCCTCCAATTCCCACTTGCCCTCCACCTGCTACTCTGTTATCTACTGGCTCTGCCCGTCTATGTGTACACATGCCTGACACCTCAGACAAGGTGACTCATGAAGGATGCCCCTGACTAGCTTGCCCTGCCTCCTCTGTTACTGTCTTTGCCGCATGTCTTCTGAGTCAGTATAAGGTGGTGGTTATTAGTAAGTGATCCTGAGTCAGACTGCTTGGATTCAAGCTCCACTCCTGCCTCACCGACTGACTTCAAGAGAGTTTCCTTAGTTCTGTAAGGAAAAgctcttcatctgttaaatgggggtGTGACAGGAGCACCTACCTTCTAGGGTTTTCACAAGGATTACAGGAGGCCACATCCACTGGGTCTGGACCACAGTAAGTGCCCAGTACCCTTGATCTAGAGTTACTATTTTTCATGTCAATTGATGCACAGTCTTACTCCTCTACCTATTGTCTTGGCCAGCATCCATCAGTGTGTCTGTCTGCTGGGGAGATGCAGGGAGAAGACTGTCAATTGATCTCTGCTCCCTGGGATGGATCAGCCGTCTCCAGCTTTGTGTACCATCCTTTTCTCTCTGCGTTTCCCCAGGGCTCCCTGTGCCACTACTTGACCCAGTACACCAGTGACTGGGGAAGTTCCCTGCGGATGGCACTGTCcctggcccagggcctggcattTCTCCATGAGGAGCGCTGGCAGAATGGTGGGTGAGCTGGGCATAGGAAGTCAAGGGAGCCACAGTGCTATGTTTGTGATTCTGCCTTAGTTTGGAGGGGAAAGATTGGGtcaaaagagggaggaagagccgggcacggtggctcacgcctataatcccagcactttgggaggccgaggtgggcggatcacaaggtcaggagatcgaggccatcctggctaacatggtgaaaccctgtctctattaaaaatacaaaatattagccgggcgtggtggcatgtgcctgtagtcccagctactcgggaggctgaggcaggagaatcacttgaacccgggaggcggaggttgcagtgagccgagatcgcgacactgcactccagcctgggcgacagagcgagacgccgactcaaaaaaaaaaaaagagggaggaagaaaatccATGTTCCTTCAACCTTGGATTCCCCCACAGGCCAATATAAACCAGGTATTGCCCACCGAGATCTGAGCAGCCAGAATGTGCTCATTCGGGAAGATGGATCGTGTGCCATTGGAGACCTGGGCCTTGCCTTGGTGCTCCCTGGCCTCACTCAGCCCCCTGCCTGGACCCCTACTCAACCACAAGGCCCAGCTGCCATCATGGAAGTGAGTTCTCTGGATAACTGGTGAGGCCCAGGATGATGTTGGTGCTGCTGATGGCAATGCAGCCATTGTGTGTCAACAGTTGTAGCAATACCTATAGCATTTGGGACATTGCTGAGTCTGTAGTTGGGGGGATATTGCATGGACCATTGCTGCAATGAGGATTGCCACAGAGATGATTCTTGGCCCTTCGTGCCTTGCTCTCCAGGCTGGCACCCAGAGGTACATGGCACCAGAGCTCTTGGACAAGACTCTGGACCTACAGGATTGGGGCATGGCCCTCCGACGAGCTGATATTTACTCTTTGGCTCTGCTCCTGTGGGAGATACTGAGCCGCTGCCCAGATTTGAGGCCTGGTAAGGATGGGTGGTACAGTCCCCTCTCCTGGGCTCCCCCCCGCCCATTCTAGGTTCACCCCAACCTGACCTGGCCTGAGAAAGCTCTGCTCTTCCCTGTCTTGCCCTTTCTACATGGTAGGCACCCCTAGGACTAACTGATACCCAGCCCCTCTACCTTCCTCCAGACAGCAGTCCACCACCCTTCCAACTGGCCTATGAGGCAGAACTGGGCAATACCCCTACCTCTGATGAGCTATGGGCCTTGGCAGTGCAGGAGAGGAGGCGTCCCTACATCCCATCCACCTGGCGCTGCTTTGCCACAGTAAGAGGCCTAGGCTGTTGGTCTGGGAACCTGGAgagtgggggctgggcatgggcTTCAAGGACGTCTCTGCCAGAGTGTCTGTCTACTCCTATCTCCACTTATCTCCCATCACTCCTTGGTTCATGCTCAGCTGGAACTGGGCAAGCCTCCTCTCCCCGTCAGTTCATCCTCTTCCACCCTAAGTCTCACACAGTCGATTCCATCTACCTGAGACACACACCTTCCTCCTGCTCAACCTTGCCCAGcctgtctctcctctctgccaTCAGTTAGCCCTGTTCCTCAGTccccttctccaggaagccctccttggCTTTGCTCTTGCCCTGAGCTCTGCCCCATCTGCTCTCCTAATACAGTAAAGCCCAAAAATCAATTCAATAAGTCCCCATTCTGTCATACATTGATGATGTTTCTGCTGTGACCCAATAAAAGGCAGTTCTAGGTATAAAAGGTGAAAGCAGTGGCGTCACAGTGAAAGTTCAGGGCTTTGCACAAATACTTTTTTAACAAAATGTCCCTTCTGTACCTGATCTGAAATTTCCACGGCACAAGTCTTAGGTTGGCTGACAGAAACTGGGCATTACTTGCAGAAGACTCTGGCTCTCTGAGAGGAAAGAGAGTAATTTCCCATTAGCATATTAAGCTGTCAACCTACATTAGCTCCTCAGAGGAAACAGTGGGCTATACAGAAGGCCCCCAGAGAGCCTGTTTCATAGGGAGCAAGACTCAGAGGGCTGGAATTCagcaagagggagaggagggaggctcCAGGAAAGATCAGAAGTGGATGTTGAAAGCAGGAGAGTGATGGACACTGAAGATGGCTTTTAACCCTGGGGCCCACTCAAGATCCTAGGGTCAACCCTTCCTCCCTGTCATTCCCCCCAGGACCCTGATGGGCTGAGGGAGCTCCTAGAAGACTGTTGGGATGCAGACCCAGAAGCACGGCTGACAGCTGAGTGTGTACAGCAGCGCCTGGCTGCCTTGGCCCATCCTCAAGAGAGCCACCCCTTTCCAGAGAGCTGTCCACGTGGCTGCCCACCTCTCTGCCCAGAAGACTGTACTTCAATTCCTGCCCCTACCATCCTCCCCTGTAGGCCTCAGCGGAGTGCCTGCCACTTCAGCGTTCAGCAAGGCCCTTGTTCCAGGAATCCTCAGCCTGCCTGTACCCTTTCTCCTGTGTAAATATGCAGTTTATGTGTCATCAATGTACATGCCAACATAAATATGGCGATTGTATAGCTGTCTTGTCTGCCTCATCACTGCATTTCCCACCTGCCGAATCCTTGGATTCTTCTGCGGGCATCCAGTCCACATCAGTTCTGACCAGTGACTTGGGGTAGGTGTGCACAGGAAAGAGAATAAAGTCAGCTTTCCTGATGCATATCCTTGGTCCTTCCTCTATTCCTGTAATCCAGGGACCCTcttgtctctcttcttttccactaacatttatttttatttatttatctggtttctttttttggagacagagtctctgtccagtctggagtgcaatgacacgatcacggctcactgcagccttgtcctcccTGGGctcttgtgatcctcctgcctcagcctcctgagtaggagggaccacaggcatggaccacgatacccagctattttttttttttttgagacagagtctcactctgtcacccaggctggagtgcagtggcacagtctcggctcggtgcaagctccgcctcccgggttcacgccattctcctgcctcagcctcccgagcagctgggactacaggcgcccaccaccacacccggctaattttttttatttttagtagagacggggtttcaccctgttagccaggatggtctccatctcctgaccttgtgatctgcccacctcggcctcccaaagtgctgggattacaggcatgagccaccgcgccccacctgattttttattttttgtacaggtgaagtcttggtatgttgcccaggctggtctcaaactcctgagctcaagcagtcctccttcctcagtgtcccaaagttctgggattacaggcatgaaccactgcacccagcattttaaattgtttattattttttaaattttatttatttatttatttagagacgggggtcttgctctgtcgcccaggctagagtgcagtggcacgatcttggctcactgcaagctccgcctcctaggttcatgccattctcctgcctcagcctcctaagtagctgggactacaggcgcccgccaccacgcccagctaatttttttgtatttttagtagagatggggtttcaccatgttagccaggatggtcttgatctcctgaccttgtgatctgtccgcttcagcctcccaaagtaaattgttgattatttttatttttatttttgagataagctcttgttctgttactcaggctgtgatcatagctcacagcatccttgacctcctgggctcaagcgatcctcccagctcagcctcccaagtagctgggactacagatgtgtgccaccacacctggctaatttttgtattttttcatagagacaaggtttttccatgttgcccaggctggtcttgaactcctgggctcaagcgatccacctgcctaggactcccaaagtgctgggattacaagtatgagacaccacacccagcctcaacatttatttttaaaggtgggATCTCATGGTGGGCACTGGGGAAAGAAGGGTAAAGACAACAAAATCACTGCCCTAACAGTGCTTAAAGACCTGCACACCACATTGTTGGGTTCCTGTACGCTGTCCTGGGGGTAACAGGAGAGACTTGAGCAGGAATGCTTCACAGAGCACAGGATGCTTGAGCTGTGTCTTAACTGAGAGGAGTTTCCCAGGAGCATGTTCTTGTCCCTTTCTGTGACCCAGCTCTCATCCACATCCAGTCAGTTCTCAAGTCCCACTGAGGCAGCCTAGGCAGGGGCtacttctcctttttcttttcttttatttttttgagacggagtctcgctctgttgctcacgctggagtacaatggcgggatctcagctcactgcaacctctgcctcccgggttcaactgattctcctgcctcagcctcccaagtagctgggactacaggcgcccgccaccacgcccagctagttttttgtattttgtagtagagacggggtttcactatgttggccagactggtctcaaactcctgacctcgagatccacccgtcttggcctcccaaagtgctgggattacaggcataagcctctgcacctggccttcttttctttcttttttttttttttttgagacggagtctcactctgttgctcaggctggagtgcagtggcgcaatcttggctcactgcaaactctgcctcccgggttcatgccattctcctgcctcagcctctggagtagctgggattacaggcgcccaccaccacgcccagctaattttttgtatttttagtagagacggggtttcaccatattagccaggatggtctcgaactcctgacctcaggtgatccaccctcctcggcctcccaaagtgctgggattacaggcatgagccaccgtgcccggctctttttctttcttaatcaaCCTACATCATACTTTGATGGGCAGGGCCTGCTTCTGGGCACcatccctctttccttcttcctaggCCTGGCAGGGCCCAACTACTACAGTTACCCCTTGGTAGGTTATGTTTCCCCTGATCTAGGCTAAACAGTACTCTTtggatattctttatttttaaaagaaattttttttcagatggagtattgcccaggctggagtgcagtggtccgatcttggctcactgcagcctccatctcccagattcaagcgattctcctgcctcagcctcccaagtagctgggactacaggcatgtgccaccatgcccggctaatttttgtatttttcatagagacaggtttcaccatgtgggctaggctggtctcaaactcctgacctcaggtgatccatccactctggcctcccaacgtgctgggattacaggtgtgagccattgcacccggcctggaTAATCTCCTAACTTTCATTATGTCTTGCCTCTGCTCAACAGTGTTCTTGGGTTTTTCATGACAATCCTGTGAGTACCATTTACAGAGGAAGAGGGCTCAGAGAAATTTAGAAACacatctaaggtcacacagcttttaAATAACAAAGCAAAGACTTTCAGCCCTTAAAAATgtttggctgggcacgatggctcacgcctgtaatcccaacactttgggaggctgaggagtgcggatcacctgaggtcaggagttctagaccagcctggccaacatggtgaaaccccatgtctactaaaaatacaaaaatttgccaagtgtggtggcacgtgcctgtagtcccagctactcaggaggctgaggcaggagaatggctcgaacctgggaggtggaggttgtagggagccgagatcgcaccactgcactctagcctggactccgtctcaaaaaacaaaacaaaacaaaaaaaacctgagcccagtggcacgcgcctgtaatcccagcactttgggaggccgaagggggcgggtcaagagttcgagaccagcctgaccaacatggtgaaaccctgtctctattaaaaatacaaaagtcagctgggcgtggtggtgcgcacctgtaatcccagctactcaggagactgaggcagaattgcttaaacccgggaggtggaggatgcagtgagctgagatggcaccactgcactccagcctgggcaacggagccagactgtctcaaaaaaaaaaaaaaaaagaaagaaagaaagaaaaaaagaaaagagtgtaCAAACATGCTGATGAGCATAAGGCTATGTTCAATCAAAAGTAAATctatgggctgggcgtggtggctcacacctgtaatcccagcattttgggaggccgaggcaggtggatcacctgaggtcaggagtttgcgaccagcctggccaacatggtgaaaccccgtctctattaaaaatacaaaaattaggctgggcacggtggctcacccatgtaatcccagcactttgggaggctgaggtgggctgatcacgagatcaggagatcgaaaccatcctggctaacatggtgaaaccccatctctactaaaaatacaaaaaattagctggctgtggtggccggcacctgtagtcccagctgcttgggaggctgaggcaggagaatgcatgaacccgggaagcggagcttgcagtgacccgagattgcgccacagcctgggcgacagagcgagactgtctcaaaaaaaaaaaaaaaaaaaaaggagattgcTTAAAGCCAAAAAATATAGGTTATAATCTTGTCTCTCCTAACTGTGAACTcttagaaaagtttatttttctcaggAAATTGAATGAATGTTTCTCTAAGTCATTTCCAACCCTATAGTTCCATGATTCtgtgataaaatgataaaatatgaaaGTCCCAATTGTGAAGATGAGTTTACCAAATCCAGTGTTTGCCTAATGTGATATTCCCATGAGTAGTGATTGCATGCTTGTGGAGAAGTATTAGGCATGTAAATACACTTTTTAGAAACtgggcccggtgcagtggctcacgcctgtaatcccattactttgggaggcggaggcaggcagatcacctgaagtcgggagtttgagaccagcctgactaacatggagaaaccccgtatccactaaaaatacaaaattagccaggcgtggtggcacatgtctgtaatcctagctacttgggaggctgagacaggagaatcgcttgaacctgggagactggggttgtggtgagccgagatcacgccattgcattccagcctgggcaacaagagcgaaactccatctcaaaaaaaaaaaaaaaaaaaagaaaagaaaagaaaagaaaaagaaatgtctggagtaggcaaactttttttttttttttttttttgagacagagtcttgttctgttgcccccaaactggagtgcagttgtgcgatctcggctcactacaacctctgcctccctagttcaagggagtctcctgtctcagtctcccaagtagctgggattacagcgcatgccaccatgcccggctaatttttgtattgttagtacagatggagtttcaccacattggttgGGATAGTCTCAAaatcccaacctcgtgatccacccgcctggtgacctcccaaagtcctgggattacaggtgtgagccaccgcacccggccaatactTTTTTGAAACTTGATAATCTTCCAAGAAAGAAACAATGTGTATATCTAAGTTTCCTAGAGTTTAGAAAACCTTCCAAATTATTTCAAGTATTTTGCACAaacctaatataaaaatatatcaaaatgtagtatttgtttgtttttgttttgtttttttgagatggagtgtccctctgtcaccccggctggagtgcagtggcatgatcttggctcactacaagctccgcctcccaagttcatgccattctcctgcctcagcctcctgagtagctaggactacaggcatcagccaccacgcccctctaattttttgtatttttagtagagacagagtttcaccctgttagccaggatggtctcgatctcctgacctcgtgatctgcccgcctcggcctcccaaagtgctgggattacaggcgtgagccaccgtgcccagcctgtttgttttgagacagggtctcattctgtgagtgagactggagttcagtggcatgatcttgactcactgtaacttctgtctcccaggctccagtgatcctacCACCCCAGCCtcgtaagtagctgggattatgggcgcacacaaccatgcccagctaatttttctattttttgtagagacaagatttcaccatgttggccaggatggtctcgaactcctgagctcaagggaatccaccagtctcagcctcccaaagtgctgggattac
This sequence is a window from Homo sapiens chromosome 12, GRCh38.p14 Primary Assembly. Protein-coding genes within it:
- the AMHR2 gene encoding anti-Muellerian hormone type-2 receptor isoform X14, translating into MLGSLGLWALLPTAVEAPPNRRTCVFFEAPGVRGSTKTLGELLDTGTELPRAIRCLYSRCCFGIWNLTQDRAQVEMQGCRDSDEPGCESLHCDPSPRAHPSPGSTLFTCSCGTDFCNANYSHLPPPGSPGTPGSQGPQAAPGESIWMALVLLGLFLLLLLLLGSIILALLQRKNYRVRGEPVPEPRPDSGRDWSVELQELPELCFSQQVIREGGHAVVWAGQLQGKLVAIKAFPPRSVAQFQAERALYELPGLQHDHIVRFITASRGGPGRLLSGPLLVLELHPKANINQVLPTEI
- the AMHR2 gene encoding anti-Muellerian hormone type-2 receptor isoform X11; amino-acid sequence: MLGSLGLWALLPTAVEAPPNRRTCVFFEAPGVRGSTKTLGELLDTGTELPRAIRCLYSRCCFGIWNLTQDRAQVEMQGCRDSDEPGCESLHCDPSPRAHPSPGSTLFTCSCGTDFCNANYSHLPPPGSPGTPGSQGPQAAPGESIWMALVLLGLFLLLLLLLGSIILALLQRKNYRVRGEPVPEPRPDSGRDWSVELQELPELCFSQQVIREGGHAVVWAGQLQGKLVAIKAFPPRSVAQFQAERALYELPGLQHDHIVRFITASRGGPGRLLSGPLLVLELHPKDCVCLCPRGRAPHNSLCPIGSLCHYLTQYTSDWGSSLRMALSLAQGLAFLHEERWQNGQYKPGIAHRDLSSQNVLIREDGSCAIGDLGLALVLPGLTQPPAWTPTQPQGPAAIMEVSSLDNWTLMG
- the AMHR2 gene encoding anti-Muellerian hormone type-2 receptor isoform 1 precursor (isoform 1 precursor is encoded by transcript variant 1), with product MLGSLGLWALLPTAVEAPPNRRTCVFFEAPGVRGSTKTLGELLDTGTELPRAIRCLYSRCCFGIWNLTQDRAQVEMQGCRDSDEPGCESLHCDPSPRAHPSPGSTLFTCSCGTDFCNANYSHLPPPGSPGTPGSQGPQAAPGESIWMALVLLGLFLLLLLLLGSIILALLQRKNYRVRGEPVPEPRPDSGRDWSVELQELPELCFSQVIREGGHAVVWAGQLQGKLVAIKAFPPRSVAQFQAERALYELPGLQHDHIVRFITASRGGPGRLLSGPLLVLELHPKGSLCHYLTQYTSDWGSSLRMALSLAQGLAFLHEERWQNGQYKPGIAHRDLSSQNVLIREDGSCAIGDLGLALVLPGLTQPPAWTPTQPQGPAAIMEAGTQRYMAPELLDKTLDLQDWGMALRRADIYSLALLLWEILSRCPDLRPDSSPPPFQLAYEAELGNTPTSDELWALAVQERRRPYIPSTWRCFATDPDGLRELLEDCWDADPEARLTAECVQQRLAALAHPQESHPFPESCPRGCPPLCPEDCTSIPAPTILPCRPQRSACHFSVQQGPCSRNPQPACTLSPV
- the AMHR2 gene encoding anti-Muellerian hormone type-2 receptor isoform X4, with protein sequence MLGSLGLWALLPTAVEAPPNRRTCVFFEAPGVRGSTKTLGELLDTGTELPRAIRCLYSRCCFGIWNLTQDRAQVEMQGCRDSDEPGCESLHCDPSPRAHPSPGSTLFTCSCGTDFCNANYSHLPPPGSPGTPGSQGPQAAPGESIWMALVLLGLFLLLLLLLGSIILALLQRKNYRVRGLQHDHIVRFITASRGGPGRLLSGPLLVLELHPKDCVCLCPRGRAPHNSLCPIGSLCHYLTQYTSDWGSSLRMALSLAQGLAFLHEERWQNGQYKPGIAHRDLSSQNVLIREDGSCAIGDLGLALVLPGLTQPPAWTPTQPQGPAAIMEAGTQRYMAPELLDKTLDLQDWGMALRRADIYSLALLLWEILSRCPDLRPDSSPPPFQLAYEAELGNTPTSDELWALAVQERRRPYIPSTWRCFATDPDGLRELLEDCWDADPEARLTAECVQQRLAALAHPQESHPFPESCPRGCPPLCPEDCTSIPAPTILPCRPQRSACHFSVQQGPCSRNPQPACTLSPV
- the AMHR2 gene encoding anti-Muellerian hormone type-2 receptor isoform 3 precursor (isoform 3 precursor is encoded by transcript variant 3); amino-acid sequence: MLGSLGLWALLPTAVEAPPNRRTCVFFEAPGVRGSTKTLGELLDTGTELPRAIRCLYSRCCFGIWNLTQDRAQVEMQGCRDSDEPGCESLHCDPSPRAHPSPGSTLFTCSCGTDFCNANYSHLPPPGSPGTPGSQGPQAAPGESIWMALVLLGLFLLLLLLLGSIILALLQRKNYRVRGEPVPEPRPDSGRDWSVELQELPELCFSQVIREGGHAVVWAGQLQGKLVAIKAFPPRSVAQFQAERALYELPGLQHDHIVRFITASRGGPGRLLSGPLLVLELHPKGSLCHYLTQYTSDWGSSLRMALSLAQGLAFLHEERWQNGQYKPGIAHRDLSSQNVLIREDGSCAIGDLGLALVLPGLTQPPAWTPTQPQGPAAIMEDPDGLRELLEDCWDADPEARLTAECVQQRLAALAHPQESHPFPESCPRGCPPLCPEDCTSIPAPTILPCRPQRSACHFSVQQGPCSRNPQPACTLSPV